A portion of the Daphnia magna isolate NIES linkage group LG4, ASM2063170v1.1, whole genome shotgun sequence genome contains these proteins:
- the LOC116920184 gene encoding golgin subfamily B member 1 isoform X2 → MDEQKSGAAVNGAKGSAGSRQNDPEAKVNKTLLLKMQIEENRMRMQQREKEISNSKKNLEQLFTQLDRSCSGVSLNLSTDVEDVRDSKIASLESSLSALKSEKRELDLRLLSLETIQEAKENLELEMSELRASHDHISIENNILQAKVQNFHALEDENDELKLTLDRLAYENSGLKEDLEARDGTISSLEAKLSRLNHDLEEINSQITSMVPYTLIEDLQQQINQLANERDILKSDCEALQSKLNERMVAAFVASAPEVPEVPEVKVSSLGAKKKPRGRRSKGDNQPAADESKSEDTSLAVLESQIALLTAQRDTLEGENTTLKTSILNLENKLGEADTERRTLQQRVELLMAELSAETSGYNNNDVANLQMLLQEKEAEYATLSTKVQSLQTEAEFLESEKREMAERLEKADGELFQLRTQYRDAEYTVNTKEETIRELQARLASVETPVVQEADVPAPVKVSSLGAAKKSRRSKGGRAANEPKSPSTEVTPSASESEIATLNAKINALEEEIVSLNQQTARLAILENQITTFEEQLAVSEQDKRTLQKRVDLLLSELDTTENKGELENLQGVLQLKEDECAQLLAKVADIQAEKNEINQRLEEADGELFKLRAQHRDTQYILSNKDESISELERQVESSRDEVDHLKEVIAGLERKLESKESVEEEEEKSISNTVIHLQEALRQTREELSSFETELTNRSEAVQRLEKSCSSLTKEATERNAEIQRLKEDLQDAEILLAEKDGKLKSVQDELNRMKITADEHSSLAMLETELNDSQVERELMRNDLETRCTQLNECKLYSVKIETQLEEARAREAELLGQIEAANTQKTAAEEKVTQLSEKFKKLAANYKQKLQVIQQLEAKLEKLRKATEGDGGEPQLLQVRLVESESEIVVLKEQLSKLKDTAEQLTQARQTLSQTEQQLQNAQEAAQQVGEENKKLLDQLDDYKDLGNQLEQARLALSQSEEHLHSLQADVKLLTEENSNLQVRVSSISNELQFSKLEAQESMEENQKLLEEINQLKAVTGQSNQYQEGLQRAENELEAVRGHLQQSREENQKLVDRLAEIEQVNNQLEEMKLALDRAHDDLSSCQNELQNAREESQQMNDESRKIMEQLERASERIFQLEQLSNESEFRARETDDRLQNLTAEHSNIVGQLQHELAVARDQLQSISSSYGDQGLVQRSLEDRIEAAENEASDLRLKLNEVSSAKHNLLEETEGLRRRIEELQGEVNSAVESSATLHNQLAHLWEEKQSVINHNAHLVDELNKLKCQQDEQSGTQSVALEKEIQELRDQLAATQWDLDTKTNELSSAQQVREQLSAVQRELDTKVSELSAIQQQREADIERIAQLEKQCSDTSAWIEANMEDVSTLKSRIQELENQLADLNSQYGGLYSTYGSKLFEMTALENQLADANLKVTDLSEELARHQSSVDELTAKNSAMERDVGAIHALREQLTDLEKTNANLQDEVSRLKERASEIDNIQSRMEGLTQERDEIRKTNDSLQVTIEQKTECLNKKEVEIAELQRQIDDFQSVSAGFAEERNRLTEELRLKESELEELKQQLAGLQDRVNELQKSTSDVHEIGLLRMNLADLSAERDDLNYQIEDVQAQCSDLETKLGEAEEVRSILETTVSYLETKVSELQAEVAAANAAREEDQSSSASQLTALTKERDALAERLSSVQSENQELNSLRLTLDEAERMLKESDSSLSSARQSHADALSRAEEMERQLADSLRCLSEEQQKHRLVRDELEELSEQTAQATQVRSDLQEQVSQLQSELTRVEAVAAMCNQYKAEAEEFTRLRNQIDEWKQQAEEVSQLRLKLFDAISEKDDLEASVQALEEELATVQNDLASMRMQLEAKNDSSTELATVQGELAIVQGELASVRNELDEVNRMSSDNSLAVQVQLDAVRTELESSRQSSAELTSVKKKLEANLSSASAELDSLRGELESGRVSTFELNARCADLDMERNLLMEKCMELKDAQHALESKCAGLEQLRADAIAENERLQSELSKSASSSSQLTESSLSELAQLRVAMMNLTYEREELEEKLAEAEEKLVELTSLRITNSELSMELEEAQARIQVIEEERDTEVSEVKRQLTETVIKLSQQEERIDRVSIERDQLQQTVSRLGESTVRCEKAEMETQEKTEGGDESELLKKIAGLESELHEAKIKAAKSLRQVKLLRTELAKEKEAAAAAASARQGGGDDYFNFAVEEELRKQLNEAEKATSEKVKEIERLLMRIDTLEGANERFMQAKERQDNEMAMVQQRNRELLSQMASMEWDNPEASAKERAPEEVNLATKETVETTSEQIAALESTISQLTDDNENYQDMLDELKADRQAAEAELKERIAALEADITEKSRLLDEISQEVENKDRLLSDAYESVSQLRKQVMQLSETGGGGGDSAGMLEELRRENENLVDMIRQLSTTGTLDAATVQRLKDEIEQVSVEDGDRFQQSSDLSDGAIDWHRGFNELQIEVEYLRSQNVSLLNRLEEAGLVWDEGVDFSGEDNDRVEMLRLQLDSAIRNVHERDMRCQELTWEITKLLEERDTLQLRLSNSLRQNHEMQQELKDFSATASGASPIGDITAKLRELKQLNYSLDVQLRREQEERQTIERQLMALYGTRGGSTSPIYANGARRSTVRQSNDDDGSEFDMNNSHEVSGTGQVLSEWLKGKESTDVQHV, encoded by the exons ATGGATGAGCAGAAGTCCGGGGCAGCTGTTAATGGTGCCAAGGGCTCTGCGGGTTCTCGGCAAAATGATCCGGAAGCAAAGGTTAACAAAACGCTACTTCTAAAGATGCAGATTGAAGAGAACAG GATGCGAATGCagcaaagagaaaaagaaatttctaaTAGCAAGAAAAATTTAGAACAGCTTTTTACTCAGCTAGACCGTTCCTGTTCTGGTGTGTCACTCAATTTGTCAACAGATGTTGAAGATGTGAGAGACTCAAAAATTGCTTCTTTGGAATCATCACTGTCTGCTctgaaaagtgaaaaaagagAATTGGATTTACGCTTACTTAGTCTGGAGACCATTCAAG AGGCAAAAGAAAACCTTGAACTGGAAATGAGTGAATTGCGAGCAAGTCATGATCATAtttcaatagaaaataacattCTACAAGCTAAAGTGCAGAATTTTCATGCATTGGAAG ATGAAAATGATGAGCTGAAACTTACGTTGGATCGTTTGGCATATGAAAACTCTGGTTTAAAAGAGG ATCTGGAAGCCAGAGACGGTACCATAAGCTCGCTCGAAGCCAAACTTTCGAGGCTCAATCATGATTTAGAAGAAATCAATTCACAGATTACTTCAATGGTCCCATACACCTTAATTGAAGATCTCCAGCAGCAAATAAACCAACTCGCAAACGAGAGAGACATTTTGAAATCCG ATTGTGAAGCTCTCCAGTCGAAACTGAACGAACGAATGGTAGCTGCATTTGTGGCAAGTGCTCCTGAAGTTCCAGAAGTACCCGAAGTTAAAGTTTCCAGTTTGGGGGCTAAGAAAAAACCGCGAGGAAGGCGTAGCAAAGGGGATAATCAGCCTGCCGCTGATGAATCTAAAAGTGAGGATACTTCCTTGGCCGTTCTGGAATCCCAAATCGCCTTGCTAACAGCACAGCGTGACACGCTGGAAGGGGAGAACACCACGTTGAAAActagcattttaaatttagAGAATAAATTGGGTGAAGCTGACACAGAGAGGCGCACACTTCAACAGCGTGTCGAACTTCTTATGGCAGAACTGAGTGCTGAAACCAGTG GTTACAACAATAATGATGTCGCCAACTTGCAAATGCTTCTGCAAGAAAAGGAGGCGGAATACGCCACGTTGTCCACTAAAGTCCAATCCCTTCAGACCGAAGCTGAATTTCTTGAGTCagaaaagagggaaatggCTGAGAGGCTAGAAAAGGCTGACGGAGAATTGTTTCAGCTTCGAACCCAGTATCGCGACGCCGAGTACACAGTCAACACCAAGGAAGAAACCATTCGAGAGCTGCAGGCTCGTTTGGCGTCGGTTGAAACTCCTGTCGTTCAAGAAGCTGACGTTCCAGCACCTGTCAAGGTATCTTCGTTAGGGGCAGCTAAAAAATCACGAAGAAGTAAAGGTGGTCGTGCCGCTAACGAACCCAAAAGCCCATCGACTGAGGTAACCCCTAGCGCTTCTGAATCTGAAATCGCAACATTGAATGCGAAAATCAATGCtttggaagaagaaattgtCTCACTCAACCAACAGACAGCCCGCCTTGCAATTCTGGAAAACCAGATAACTACTTTCGAAGAGCAGCTTGCTGTTAGCGAGCAAGACAAACGTACTTTGCAAAAAAGGGTTGATCTGTTACTGTCAGAACTTGACACGACCGAAAATAAAG GTGAACTGGAAAATTTACAGGGAGTTCTCCAGTTGAAAGAAGACGAGTGTGCTCAACTATTGGCTAAAGTTGCAGACATTCAGGCCGAAAAGAACGAGATAAATCAGCGACTAGAAGAGGCCGATGGTGAACTATTCAAACTTCGAGCACAGCATCGAGACACCCAGTACATTCTGAGCAATAAGGATGAAAGCATCAGTGAATTGGAGCGTCAAGTAGAATCCAGTCGTGATGAAGTGGATCATCTGAAGGAAGTGATAGCAGGATTGGAACGAAAACTTGAATCGAAGGAGTCAgtcgaagaggaagaagagaaatcAATTTCCAACACGGTCATTCATCTCCAAGAAGCTTTGCGACAAACCCGGGAGGAGCTGTCCAGCTTTGAAACGGAATTAACAAACAGATCCGAGGCTGTTCAGAGGTTGGAGAAGTCTTGCTCTTCGTTGACCAAAGAGGCTACAGAAAGAAATGCAGAAATCCAGCGTCTCAAAGAAGATTTGCAGGATGCTGAAATACTTTTAGCAGAGAAAGATGGCAAATTGAAAAGTGTACAGGATGAGCTGAACCGAATGAAGATCACTGCAGATGAACACAGTTCTTTAGCGATGCTGGAAACAGAACTGAATGATTCGCAAGTGGAGCGAGAACTCATGCGAAACGATTTGGAAACACGTTGCACTCAACTAAACGAGTGCAAGCTATACAGTGTCAAAATCGAGACTCAACTTGAAGAGGCCCGAGCCAGAGAAGCGGAACTGCTGGGCCAAATTGAAGCTGCCAATACCCAGAAAACAGCTGCCGAAGAGAAAGTCACACAGTTGAGcgaaaaattcaagaaactgGCGGCTAACTATAAGCAAAAATTACAAGTGATCCAGCAACTGGAAGCTAAACTGGAAAAATTGAGAAAGGCTACCGAGGGTGATGGCGGTGAACCGCAATTGCTTCAAGTACGCCTCGTGGAGTCTGAGAGTGAAATTGTCGTATTGAAAGAGCAGTTGAGTAAACTGAAAGACACTGCCGAACAGTTGACACAAGCTAGACAGACGTTAAGCCAAACAGAGCAACAACTCCAGAATGCACAGGAAGCGGCTCAACAAGTTGGAGAGGAGAACAAGAAGCTTCTTGATCAGCTGGATGACTACAAAGACTTGGGTAATCAGTTAGAACAAGCTCGGCTGGCTCTCAGTCAGAGTGAAGAGCATTTACATTCCTTGCAAGCGGATGTGAAACTATTGACGGAGGAAAACAGTAACCTTCAAGTGCGGGTCAGTTCCATTAGCAATGAATTGCAGTTCAGCAAATTGGAAGCTCAAGAATCGATGGAAGAGAACCAAAAACTGTTGGAAGAAATAAATCAATTGAAAGCTGTGACTGGGCAGTCCAATCAGTACCAAGAAGGCTTGCAACGCGCCGAAAATGAATTGGAAGCAGTGCGTGGCCATCTGCAACAGTCCCGAGAAGAAAACCAGAAGCTTGTTGATCGGCTCGCAGAAATAGAACAAGTCAATAATCAACTGGAGGAGATGAAGCTTGCATTAGATCGGGCGCATGATGATTTGTCAAGTTGCCAGAATGAATTGCAGAACGCTCGAGAAGAGTCCCAGCAAATGAACGATGAAAGCCGGAAAATAATGGAGCAGCTAGAACGAGCATCTGAACGAATTTTCCAACTTGAACAGCTGTCCAACGAATCCGAATTTAGAGCTCGCGAAACTGATGATCGACTTCAGAATTTGACGGCAGAACATTCCAATATTGTTGGCCAGTTGCAACATGAACTAGCCGTTGCTCGCGATCAGTTGCAATCCATCTCTTCCAGTTACGGAGATCAAGGATTAGTTCAAAGAAGTTTAGAGGATCGCATTGAAGCAGCCGAAAATGAAGCCTCTGATTTGCGCTTGAAACTTAATGAAGTTTCAAGTGCCAAACATAATTTGCTGGAAGAAACTGAAGGACTACGTCGCCGTATCGAAGAGTTGCAAGGTGAAGTGAACTCTGCTGTAGAGTCTTCTGCCACGCTGCACAATCAGTTGGCGCATCTGTGGGAAGAGAAGCAAAGTGTCATCAATCATAACGCTCACTTAGTAGACGAATTGAATAAACTCAAGTGTCAGCAGGACGAACAGTCCGGCACGCAGTCCGTTGCCCTGGAGAAAGAAATCCAAGAGCTTCGCGATCAGTTAGCTGCGACGCAATGGGACCTCGATACCAAGACCAACGAACTCTCATCCGCGCAGCAAGTGCGAGAGCAACTATCAGCCGTGCAGCGGGAACTGGACACGAAAGTGAGTGAACTGTCCGCCATTCAGCAACAACGAGAGGCCGACATTGAGCGAATTGCCCAGTTGGAAAAGCAATGTTCTGATACTAGTGCTTGGATTGAAGCTAACATGGAGGATGTGTCTACTCTCAAATCGCGTATTCAGGAGCTAGAGAACCAATTGGCTGATTTGAATAGCCAATATGGAGGTCTTTACTCAACGTACGGATCGAAATTGTTCGAGATGACGGCCTTGGAAAATCAATTGGCTGATGCCAATTTGAAGGTGACAGATTTGTCTGAAGAATTGGCTCGTCACCAATCATCCGTGGATGAGCTAACAGCCAAGAACAGCGCCATGGAACGAGATGTTGGCGCAATCCATGCCCTCCGTGAACAGCTGACAGATTTGGAAAAGACTAACGCCAACCTTCAGGATGAAGTCTCTCGTTTGAAAGAACGTGCCAGTGAAATCGACAACATTCAGAGCCGAATGGAGGGGCTCACGCAAGAAAGAGACGAAATCCGAAAAACAAACGATTCCTTACAAGTGACTATCGAACAGAAAACGGAGTgtcttaataaaaaagaagttgaaaTAGCTGAACTTCAAAGACAGATCGATGATTTCCAATCGGTTTCTGCAGGATTTGCCGAAGAACGAAATCGTTTAACGGAAGAACTCCGTTTGAAAGAGTCTGAACTAGAGGAATTAAAGCAACAACTTGCTGGATTACAAGATCGTGTCAATGAATTGCAAAAGAGTACGTCTGATGTCCATGAAATCGGTTTGCTTCGCATGAATCTGGCGGATTTGTCAGCTGAACGTGACGACCTGAATTATCAAATAGAAGATGTCCAGGCTCAGTGTTCTGATTTGGAAACCAAACTCGGCGAAGCTGAAGAGGTCCGCTCGATTTTGGAAACGACAGTCTCCTATTTGGAGACTAAAGTGAGTGAGCTGCAGGCCGAAGTGGCCGCTGCCAACGCTGCGAGAGAAGAAGACCAAAGCTCAAGCGCATCCCAGCTGACTGCATTGACCAAAGAAAGAGACGCATTGGCAGAGCGTCTGTCCAGCGTTCAATCGGAAAATCAAGAACTGAACTCTCTTCGATTGACGCTAGACGAAGCCGAGCGGATGTTAAAAGAATCAGACTCGTCTCTGAGTAGTGCCCGTCAATCACACGCTGATGCTTTATCACGCGCGGAAGAAATGGAGAGGCAGTTGGCCGACTCTCTGCGGTGCCTTTCAGAAGAGCAGCAGAAACATCGACTCGTCCGAGATGAACTGGAAGAATTGTCGGAACAAACGGCACAAGCTACTCAGGTGCGCTCAGACTTGCAGGAACAGGTGTCTCAACTTCAAAGTGAATTGACCAGGGTGGAGGCTGTTGCCGCCATGTGTAACCAATACAAG GCTGAAGCGGAAGAATTTACCCGACTCCGGAATCAAATCGATGAATGGAAACAGCAAGCAGAAGAGGTTTCACAGCTTCGTCTTAAGTTATTCGATGCTATTTCGGAAAAAGACGATTTGGAAGCAAGCGTGCAAGCTCTCGAAGAAGAATTAGCAACTGTCCAAAACGATCTTGCATCTATGCGGATGCAATTGGAAGCTAAAAATGATTCATCAACAGAGTTGGCGACTGTACAAGGTGAACTGGCGATTGTACAAGGCGAACTCGCTAGTGTTCGAAATGAACTGGACGAAGTCAATCGAATGTCATCCGACAACTCGCTGGCCGTTCAAGTCCAGCTGGATGCAGTGAGAACAGAACTTGAGTCAAGCCGTCAATCCTCAGCTGAGCTTACTAGTGTGAAGAAGAAACTGGAGGCAAATCTTAGCTCGGCATCAGCAGAACTGGATTCTCTCCGTGGCGAGCTGGAATCCGGTCGAGTGTCTACGTTCGAGTTGAATGCTCGATGTGCCGACCTCGACATGGAACGCAATTTGTTGATGGAAAAGTGTATGGAGCTGAAGGACGCCCAACATGCACTCGAATCCAAATGCGCCGGTTTGGAACAACTTCGAGCGGACGCAATTGCTGAAAATGAACGTCTTCAATCAGAGCTTTCCAAATCGGCAAGCAGTTCCAGTCAACTGACCGAATCCAGTCTATCAGAGCTTGCCCAGTTAAGAGTAGCCATGATGAACTTGACGTACGAACGAGAAGAGTTGGAAGAAAAGTTGGCCGAAGCAGAGGAGAAATTGGTTGAGCTGACATCTTTGCGCATCACGAACTCAGAGTTGAGCATGGAACTCGAGGAGGCACAAGCTCGGATTCAAGTCATAGAAGAAGAGCGGGACACGGAGGTGAGCGAAGTCAAGAGGCAGCTGACGGAAACGGTTATCAAGTTAAGCCAACAGGAAGAACGGATTGACCGCGTTTCTATCGAGCGAGATCAGTTGCAACAAACCGTCAGCCGGTTGGGCGAATCCACAGTGAGATGCGAAAAAGCGGAAATGGAAACGCAAGAGAAAACGGAAGGGGGCGATGAAtcggagctgttgaaaaagaTTGCTGGATTAGAAAGTGAATTGCACGAAGCCAAAATCAAAGCGGCTAAGTCTCTGCGTCAAGTCAAGTTGTTACGAACCGAACTGGCcaaagagaaagaagctgCTGCAGCTGCGGCGTCTGCCCGACAAGGTGGTGGAGATGATTATTTCAACTTTGCTGTCGAAGAGGAACTCCGAAAACAG TTAAACGAAGCTGAGAAAGCAACAAGTGAAAAGGTCAAGGAAATCGAGCGACTGTTGATGAGAATCGATACTCTTGAAGGTGCCAATGAGCGTTTCATGCAGGCGAAAGAGCGTCAAGACAATGAAATGGCAATGGTTCAGCAACGCAATCGTGAACTCTTGTCGCAG ATGGCATCGATGGAATGGGACAATCCGGAAGCATCTGCTAAAGAACGGGCTCCTGAAGAAGTTAACCTTGCAACCAAGGAGACTGTTGAAACTACCTCGGAGCAGATTGCCGCATTGGAATCTACCATTAGTCAGCTGACGGATGATAACGAAAACTATCAGGATATGCTCGATGAGCTAAAGGCCGACCGACAGGCCGCCGAAGCTGAGCTCAAAGAACGGATAGCCGCGCTGGAAGCTGACATCACCGAAAAATCGAGACTTTTGGACGAGATCAGTCAGGAAGTGGAGAACAAGGATCGGCTCTTGTCAGATGCTTACGAAAGTGTCAGTCAGTTGCGCAAACAAGTGATGCAACTGTCTGAGACCGGAGGCGGAGGAGGAGATTCTGCCGGAATGTTGGAAGAATTGAGACGGGAAAATGAGAATCTCGTCGATATGATCCGGCAATTGTCAACTACTGGAACGCTAGACGCCGCCACTGTTCAGCGCCTCAAGGACGAAATCGAGCAAGTGTCGGTAGAAGATGGCGATCGGTTCCAGCAGTCCAGCGATCTCAGCGATGGCGCCATTGACTGGCACAGGGGATTCAATGAACTCCAAATCGAAGTTGAATACCTCCGTTCGCAGAATGTCTCTCTTTTGAATCGGCTAGAAGAAGCCGGGCTGGTGTGGGACGAAGGTGTAGATTTCTCGGGTGAGGACAACGATCGCGTAGAAATGTTGCGTTTGCAACTGGACAGCGCCATTCGCAACGTACACGAACGAGATATGCGTTGCCAGGAACTCACCTGGGAAATAACGAAG TTGCTGGAAGAGCGTGACACGCTACAGTTACGGCTGTCTAATTCATTGCGACAGAATCACGAAATGCAGCAGGAATTGAAAGACTTTTCGGCAACCGCCAGTGGAGCTAGCCCCATTGGAGATATTACCGCCAAGCTACGCGAGTTGAAACAACTCAACTATTCTTTAGACGTCCAGTTGCGGCGGGAACAGGAAGAACGACAGACCATCGAGCGTCAGTTAATGGCGTTGTATGGAACTCGAGGCGGAAGTACCAGTCCCATTTATGCTAATGGTGCTCGAAGATCGACCGTTCGACAATCGAATGACGATGATGGATCCGAGTTCGACATGAATAATT CCCACGAAGTCTCCGGCACTGGTCAGGTGTTGTCTGAATGGCTTAAAGGAAAAGA ATCGACTGATGTCCAAcatgtttga